The Longimicrobium sp. genomic sequence CGTCCACCGCGGTGGCCACGGCGCGGGCCGACACGGTGGCCGACAAGCAGGTGATCCTGGCCGTCATGGGCGGCACCGAGCGCAAGGGGATGTGGACGCCGCCGCGCCACCTGAGCGTGGTGACGGTGATGGGCGGCGCCGAGCTCGACTTCCGCGAGGCGCGCTTCGGGCCGGGGGTGACGGAGGTGACCTGCTTCGCGTTCATGGGCGGCGTGCACCTGGTGGTGCCTCCCGGCGTGCACGTGGAGATGAACGGCTTCGCGCTGATGGGCGGCTTCGGCACGCGCGGCAGCGCCGACCCGCCGACGGATCCGGACGCGCCCGTGCTGCGCATCGGCGGGATCGCGATCATGGGCGGCGTGGACCTGGAGATCCGCTATGCCGGCGAGAAGGAGCGCGACGCCCGCGCCCGCGAGCGGCTGGCCCGGCGCGAGGCACGCCGCCTGTCGCGCGGCGGGTGACGACGCGGGACGATCGTACTGACTTCGGGGTGGAGTACTGGTGCGTCCGACCCGATTGCGTGCTGCCGCGGTGATAGATCCTTCGGCCTGCAAGCTCTTGCACAGACGCTGATTACGGTCTGGCCGGCCTCAGGATGACGTCGGCCGTCGGGTTGGATTGGGCGCATCAACCGAATTCTTTTCCAGGAACGAGAAACGCCGCCTCCCCGCGGAATCGAGGGAGGCGGCGTTCCGTCGTTGCTGCGTGGGCGCTACGGGTTCAGGCGCCGGTGGCGGATGTCGGACTGGCCGGAGGCGACGCCCGCACCGACGCCGAGGCCGAAGAGGATGGCCGTCCCCGCGCCGAAGAAGGGGATGAAGGCCACCGCCACCCCGCCCAGGATGGCCGCGCCCGCGCCGGCGAGCACCGGGGCCGCGCCGCTCTGCGCGGCGTCGACGAACGCCAGCTTCTTGCGGGTGAACAGGCGTGCCTGGACGTATCCGTAGGCCGACGCGGCGAGCGCGCCGCCGACAACCAAGAGTTCGAGCATCGGTCCGCTCCTGTGTGGTATCGCGTTGCTTCCGGACCACCCCTACGGGCCGCGGGAGGACGGGGTTTCAGCTTTCTACCCGCATCTCCCTGAGCCGTTTCGCCCGCGCCGCGGCTCAGAACATGTCGCTGGAGCCGAAGCTGAACCCGCCGCCGCCCTTCCCCTTCGACGGGCGCTCGGGCCGGGCGCGCGCGTAGGTGCCGGTGTCGGCGCGCGAGATCTTGCGGTGCGCGGCCAGCCCCTCCAGCAGCAGCTCGGCGGCGGCCACGGTCAGCCCCATGTCGCCGGCGTGGAACATCCCCGCGTCCTGGAGCGCCTCCACCAGCCCGGGCACGCCCTCCAGCCCCGCCAGGCACGCCTCGGCCGACGCGCCGTCGCTGATCTGCAGCACGCCGCCGCGGTCGAAGTGCTCGATCACCGAGTCCAGCAGGTCCACGTCCCAGATGCGGTCGAAGATGTCGCGCGCCGCGGCGGCGATCAGGTCGCGGGCGATGGTCTCGGCGCCCTGCAGCTCGCCCTCGTACTCCAGCTCCATCTTCCCGGTGATGGAGGGGAGCGAGGCGTACACGTCGGCCACGCGCGGGACGATCTCGCCCTCGCCGGCCGACAGGGCGCGGCGCTCGGCGTTGGAGACGGCGGTCTCCATCACAGAGATGGGCATGCGCTGGCTGACCCCGCTGCGCCGGTCCACGCGCTTGTCGTCGCGCGCCAGGAAGGCCACGCGCTCGATCAGCTCGGCGATGAACGGCGGCACCTCCACGGGCACCCCGTCGCGCACCGTCCACGCCTCCTGCGCGGTGATCTCCATCCCCTCCTCCGGCGTCTTCGGATAGTGGGTCGAGATCTCGGCGCCGATGCGGTCCTTGAGCGGGGTGATGATCTTGCCGCGCGCCGTGTAGTCCTCGGGGTTGGCGCTGAACACCATCATCACGTCCAGCGGGAGCCGGACGGGGAAGCCCTTGATCTGGACGTCGCCCTCCTGCAGGACGTTGAACAGGCCCACCTGCACCTTGCCGGAGAGGTCGGGCAGCTCGTTGATGGCGAAGATCCCCCGGTTCGCCCGCGGCAGGAGGCCGAAGTTGATGGTGAGCTCGTCGGAGAGGAGATGTCCCCCGCGGGCGGCGCGGATAGGGTCCATGTCACCGATCAGGTCCGCGACGGTGACGTCGGGCGTCGCGAGCTTCTCCACGTAGCGCCGGTCGCGGCCGATCCACTCGATGGGCGCGTCGTCGCCGTGCTCCAGCACCTGCAGCTTGCCGAAGCGGCTGATGGGCGCGAACGGGTCGTCGTTCACCTCGCTCCCCGCAAGCACGGGGATGGTCTCGTCCATCAGCTCCACCAGCTGGCGCAGGATGCGGCTCTTGGCCTGTCCGCGCAGGCCCAGGAGGATGAAGTTCTGCCGGGCGAGCACCGCGTTGACGATGGAGGGCACCACCGTGTCCTCGTAGCCCACGATGCCCGGAAACAGCGGCTGCCCGCAGCGCAGCCGGTTGATGAGGTTCTCGCGCAGCTCCTGCTTGACGCTGCGCGTGCGGTAGCCGCTTTCGCGGAGGTCACCGAGTGTGGCGGGGCGCTGGGTCATGCTCTGCTCGCCTGGCGTGGTGGTCGAACGCGGGTGCATCTGGAAGATGCACCCGCGCGCGCCCCAGCGGTAGACGAGGCGCGCGATGCTGTCGGCCCATGGGGACGCGCCAGCCTCGCGCTCTGCCGGTCGGCCGTCACGGGATGGAATCCACCCCCACGACGGTGACGGTCCGGGTCGGCACGCCAGTCGCGCTGATGGTCAGCCGGATGGAGTCGAACGGGGAGCCGAGGCTGGTGAAGACCACCAATCCCGTCCGATGCCTCACGAACGATTCCTGCGGGAAACGACACGTCCATGAGCACAAGGCGCGGTAGCTCGATTCCTTGAACCCGCCACTCCAGGTCTGCGGCGTCGAACCGTCTGCCGCTGCGGTGGCGAGCACCTCGGTCGGGTTGCCGAGGCGATCGGCCACGATCACCGCCAGCGAGTCGACGAAGCGGCGCGTGCGCGTCCAGGATCCTGCGGTCGTGATGGCGGAGTATTTCCGCAGCACGACCTCGTCTCCCGACAACACGCGGTACGCCCTCGACGCCGAATAAGACCCGTATGGATAATC encodes the following:
- a CDS encoding DUF1707 domain-containing protein, with amino-acid sequence MTDPTPKPVPLEQTRQRIVEQLCDHYAAENLTDEALEDRLTRAYAATSVATLQELVADLPVQSATAAASPSTAVATARADTVADKQVILAVMGGTERKGMWTPPRHLSVVTVMGGAELDFREARFGPGVTEVTCFAFMGGVHLVVPPGVHVEMNGFALMGGFGTRGSADPPTDPDAPVLRIGGIAIMGGVDLEIRYAGEKERDARARERLARREARRLSRGG
- a CDS encoding sigma 54-interacting transcriptional regulator, with product MTQRPATLGDLRESGYRTRSVKQELRENLINRLRCGQPLFPGIVGYEDTVVPSIVNAVLARQNFILLGLRGQAKSRILRQLVELMDETIPVLAGSEVNDDPFAPISRFGKLQVLEHGDDAPIEWIGRDRRYVEKLATPDVTVADLIGDMDPIRAARGGHLLSDELTINFGLLPRANRGIFAINELPDLSGKVQVGLFNVLQEGDVQIKGFPVRLPLDVMMVFSANPEDYTARGKIITPLKDRIGAEISTHYPKTPEEGMEITAQEAWTVRDGVPVEVPPFIAELIERVAFLARDDKRVDRRSGVSQRMPISVMETAVSNAERRALSAGEGEIVPRVADVYASLPSITGKMELEYEGELQGAETIARDLIAAAARDIFDRIWDVDLLDSVIEHFDRGGVLQISDGASAEACLAGLEGVPGLVEALQDAGMFHAGDMGLTVAAAELLLEGLAAHRKISRADTGTYARARPERPSKGKGGGGFSFGSSDMF